Proteins encoded within one genomic window of Bradyrhizobium sp. AZCC 1719:
- a CDS encoding CopG family transcriptional regulator has product MTSNVRELRPKPPESEKITINLGYVDLGQVDLMVQEGFYSNRTDFIRTAIRNQLERHADVVKQSTTRKSLDLGLRHFSREDLEAARQAGEMLHINVLGLASIAQDVTPELARAAIASVCVLGALQASPAVKAALVDRTR; this is encoded by the coding sequence ATGACGAGCAACGTCCGCGAACTCCGGCCGAAGCCCCCGGAAAGCGAAAAAATCACGATCAATCTCGGCTATGTCGATCTTGGTCAGGTCGACTTGATGGTTCAGGAAGGTTTCTACTCGAACCGTACCGATTTCATTCGAACGGCAATCCGCAACCAGCTGGAACGTCACGCGGACGTCGTCAAACAGTCAACGACCCGAAAAAGCTTGGATCTGGGACTGAGGCACTTCAGCCGAGAGGATCTCGAAGCGGCGCGGCAAGCCGGGGAAATGCTGCACATCAACGTTTTGGGCCTTGCCAGTATCGCTCAAGATGTCACGCCCGAGCTTGCTCGCGCCGCAATTGCTTCGGTCTGCGTTCTGGGCGCGTTGCAGGCCAGTCCGGCGGTCAAGGCCGCCCTCGTCGATAGAACACGGTGA
- a CDS encoding extracellular catalytic domain type 1 short-chain-length polyhydroxyalkanoate depolymerase, with product MLRQDIVGEATRLTRAGRLVEATALLQRMLRDESAPDPESRISHPALIGQEPSIIGAKANAIEESDSPDLARPPSAEPRMLREFLDRTRQRPGFNLRAVIERKPLSPSDIVPDGTRFIEGTYSNPAGSRAYKLFIPSHYQDQSLPLIVMLHGCTQFPDDFAAGTRMNFIAEEKSCFVVYPAQRSEANQAKCWNWFRPADQQRGKGEPSLIAGITRQVMRDFSIDPNRVYVGGLSAGAAAAAIMGNTYKDLYAAIGVHSGLACGAAIDLPSALVAMRQGGGAGHSVTLCDGPPVPTIVFHGDCDTTVHPNNSGQILAQSVRAMNLQKKVGRGQVPGGHAYTRTILSDVNGRGILEHWDIHGAGHAWSGGNPAGSYTDPKGPDAAREMLRFFLEHSLPQRSG from the coding sequence ATGCTCAGACAGGACATAGTTGGCGAAGCCACACGCCTCACGCGCGCTGGCCGACTCGTGGAGGCCACCGCGCTCCTTCAACGCATGCTGCGCGACGAAAGCGCGCCAGACCCGGAATCCCGCATCAGTCACCCCGCGCTTATTGGACAAGAGCCGTCGATCATTGGCGCGAAGGCCAATGCTATTGAGGAGAGCGATAGCCCGGACCTGGCGCGGCCTCCATCCGCTGAACCTCGCATGCTCCGCGAGTTTCTCGATCGCACAAGGCAGCGCCCTGGGTTCAACTTGCGAGCTGTGATTGAGCGCAAGCCGCTTTCCCCGTCAGATATCGTGCCTGACGGCACAAGGTTCATAGAAGGAACCTACAGCAATCCGGCGGGAAGCCGTGCCTACAAGCTTTTCATCCCCAGCCACTATCAGGACCAATCGCTTCCTTTGATCGTGATGCTACACGGCTGCACTCAATTCCCAGACGATTTCGCCGCTGGTACGAGGATGAACTTCATCGCTGAAGAAAAATCTTGCTTTGTGGTCTATCCGGCCCAGCGCAGCGAGGCAAACCAGGCGAAATGCTGGAACTGGTTTCGCCCAGCCGACCAGCAGCGGGGCAAAGGTGAACCCTCGCTTATCGCGGGCATCACTCGCCAAGTCATGCGCGACTTTTCGATCGACCCAAATCGTGTCTATGTTGGTGGACTATCGGCCGGAGCTGCCGCTGCTGCGATCATGGGTAATACCTACAAGGATCTGTACGCAGCGATCGGCGTACATTCTGGCCTTGCCTGCGGGGCCGCTATTGACCTTCCATCTGCGTTGGTTGCCATGCGACAAGGTGGCGGAGCCGGTCACAGCGTTACTTTATGTGACGGTCCACCTGTTCCAACTATTGTTTTTCACGGCGACTGCGACACTACCGTGCATCCTAACAACAGCGGTCAAATTCTTGCGCAGTCTGTCAGAGCGATGAACCTGCAAAAGAAGGTTGGTCGCGGCCAGGTACCTGGAGGGCATGCCTATACCCGCACGATCCTGAGCGACGTGAATGGGCGCGGAATATTGGAGCACTGGGATATCCACGGAGCTGGTCACGCATGGTCCGGAGGCAACCCTGCCGGCTCCTACACTGATCCGAAAGGACCGGACGCAGCAAGGGAAATGCTGCGTTTTTTCCTCGAGCATTCGCTCCCACAGCGATCAGGTTAG